In Calothrix sp. PCC 7507, one DNA window encodes the following:
- a CDS encoding SNF2-related protein, giving the protein MAILHGSWLINNQNSSLFIWGETWRASKVNVDAYALGDIPSHPLAMTPSELYEWLRSQNLKMANLIQPSQVAVNVERSPKTANTQDISLPTHSQIIALPTYILKSRESEAIAISPVHSALFETQSTASLQTDSPAFLQPWRVEGFCLNPSTAMKFLSSLPLSTVNEENAFLGGDLRFWSQVARWSLDLVSRCKFLPTIRQEASGSAVAKWQVLLDSAVDGTRLEKFSQLMPLACRTYQENPESEEQYSALSTHNWALNLPLSPQELLREFLNNTIDAQVRGMVSSQPAIETRVMASLPPAIRQWLQALISTSQVNADPIGVERLQAALAAWTMPLQYQLTHKTQFRTCFQLRPPESEETDWTLAYYLQAADDPEFLVNAATVWQQPVAQLKYQNRTIAQPQETFLQGLGLASRLYPPIAASLETEYPQACHLNPIQAYEFIKSVTWRFEDSGLGVILPPSLSNREGWANRLGLKIAAETSKQKQGRLGLQSLLNFQWQLAIGGQTISKAEFDRLVALNSPLVEINGEWVELRPQDIKTAQTFFASRKEQMSLSLEDALRLSSGDTQVIEKLPVVSFEASGALQELIGALTNNQAITPLPTPQGFQGKLRPYQERGAAWLAFLERWGLGACLADDMGLGKCVANNTLINVDGLLRTAETIWTTHAGETEFDGEGFWANPTEQLLVNSINEKTGKIVQANIRRLYRQQVCEKLRKVTLEDGSNITITHRHKLLTNKGWTNNLQVGDYVCVPGKTLWNGELQDLDLVKFLAWQIAEGHELTDVGRVTISQKDTRILEDLHQTFQRIGKRYDLKINSPNICIFPNRVPCLRVNSQAYRRFLETKGYVWGKLSAEKSIPPFIMQADLDSVRLFLQNYFDAESAVVLSMHSIEIATASALLIQQLSTLLRRFGIWLRISPKLKCATNGTRILRTYYIGVIGGNSARRFLQIIGFSNPEKQWKLEEICQAVSNTNIEGIPAGDIVAQTVTTTGLPLRHLGMHNTVYINGSQQFSRDSLQRVIAGMNDIISREAQQQYQLLKPSKWTNKTLTSYAHLDLKQLSLTKKSLQNLLDQEVFYCQIESIEEIDYEGWVYDFEVSEHHNFVANNIICHNTIQFIAFLLHLKEQDALAAPTLLVCPTSVLGNWEREVKKFAPKLKVLQYHGDKRPKGKAFIETVKKYDLVITSYSLIHRDIKSLQGISWQAIVLDEAQNVKNPEAKQSQAVRQLESNFRVALTGTPVENRLQELWSILDFLNPGYLGNKQFFQRRFAMPIEKYGDVSSLNQLRSLVQPFILRRLKTDRDIIQDLPDKQEITVFCGLTAEQASLYQKVVDSSLTEIDSAEGLQRRGMILALLVKLKQICNHPAQYLKETTLDKYSSAKLQRLEEMLEEILAEGNAYGVAKAGRALIFTQFAEWGKLLKPYLEKKLGREILFLYGSTSKKQREEMIDRFQHDPQGPPIMILSLKAGGVGLNLTRANHVFHFDRWWNPAVENQATDRVFRIGQTRNVQVHKFVCTGTLEEKIHDMIESKKQLAEQVVSTGEDWLTEMDTDQLRNLLILDRNAVIEEDEG; this is encoded by the coding sequence ATGGCAATTTTACACGGTAGTTGGTTAATAAATAATCAAAATAGTAGTTTATTTATTTGGGGAGAAACTTGGCGTGCATCCAAGGTGAATGTTGATGCTTACGCCTTGGGAGATATACCATCACACCCATTGGCAATGACACCAAGTGAGTTATATGAGTGGTTGCGTTCGCAAAATCTTAAAATGGCTAACTTAATTCAGCCGTCCCAGGTTGCTGTAAATGTTGAGCGATCGCCTAAAACTGCAAATACTCAAGATATTAGTCTGCCAACACATTCCCAAATTATTGCTTTACCAACTTATATTCTCAAAAGCCGTGAGTCAGAAGCGATCGCAATTTCCCCTGTACATTCTGCCTTATTTGAGACACAAAGCACAGCATCTCTACAAACAGATTCCCCAGCATTCTTACAACCTTGGAGAGTCGAGGGTTTTTGTCTCAACCCAAGCACAGCAATGAAATTCCTTTCTTCCTTACCCTTAAGTACTGTTAATGAGGAAAATGCTTTTCTGGGAGGAGATTTACGGTTTTGGTCACAGGTTGCCCGCTGGAGTTTAGATTTGGTTTCAAGGTGTAAATTTTTGCCAACAATTCGGCAAGAAGCAAGTGGTTCTGCGGTTGCCAAGTGGCAAGTACTTTTAGACAGTGCTGTCGATGGGACAAGATTAGAAAAATTTTCCCAATTGATGCCATTAGCTTGTCGCACTTATCAGGAAAATCCTGAGTCGGAAGAACAATACTCAGCACTCAGCACTCACAACTGGGCACTGAATTTACCCCTTTCACCCCAGGAGTTACTACGAGAATTCCTGAATAATACGATAGATGCTCAAGTGCGAGGCATGGTGAGTTCTCAACCTGCGATCGAAACTAGGGTCATGGCATCTCTCCCTCCAGCGATCCGGCAGTGGTTGCAAGCATTAATTAGTACATCTCAAGTTAATGCAGATCCCATTGGCGTGGAACGATTACAAGCGGCGCTGGCAGCTTGGACTATGCCCCTGCAATACCAACTGACTCATAAAACTCAATTTCGCACCTGTTTTCAATTGCGTCCCCCAGAGTCTGAGGAAACAGATTGGACATTGGCTTATTACCTCCAGGCTGCTGACGATCCAGAATTTTTAGTCAATGCAGCAACTGTGTGGCAACAACCAGTTGCACAACTAAAATATCAAAATCGCACAATTGCCCAACCGCAAGAAACCTTTTTGCAAGGTTTGGGGCTAGCTTCTAGATTGTATCCACCAATTGCCGCGAGTTTAGAAACAGAATATCCCCAAGCTTGTCACCTCAACCCCATACAAGCCTATGAGTTTATTAAGTCCGTAACTTGGAGATTTGAAGATAGTGGTTTGGGGGTAATTCTGCCTCCGAGTTTGTCAAACCGTGAAGGCTGGGCGAACCGTTTGGGTTTGAAAATCGCTGCCGAAACATCAAAGCAAAAGCAGGGACGCTTAGGGTTGCAGAGTCTGTTGAATTTTCAATGGCAATTAGCAATTGGTGGACAAACGATTTCTAAAGCTGAATTTGACCGATTAGTGGCATTGAATAGTCCCTTAGTAGAAATTAACGGTGAGTGGGTAGAATTGCGTCCTCAAGACATCAAAACCGCCCAGACCTTTTTCGCCTCCCGTAAAGAACAGATGTCCCTTTCCTTAGAAGATGCTTTGCGCCTCAGTAGTGGCGACACCCAAGTAATTGAAAAACTACCAGTAGTCAGCTTTGAAGCCTCCGGCGCATTACAAGAATTGATTGGGGCACTAACAAATAATCAAGCAATTACACCTTTGCCCACACCACAAGGTTTTCAAGGAAAGTTACGACCCTATCAAGAAAGAGGCGCTGCTTGGCTAGCTTTCTTGGAACGTTGGGGATTGGGTGCATGTCTCGCAGACGATATGGGATTGGGTAAATGCGTAGCAAATAATACATTAATCAATGTAGATGGACTTTTACGCACAGCCGAGACAATCTGGACAACTCATGCTGGAGAAACAGAATTTGATGGTGAAGGATTTTGGGCTAACCCCACTGAGCAATTACTAGTTAATTCCATCAATGAGAAAACTGGCAAAATCGTCCAGGCTAATATCAGAAGGTTATATCGGCAGCAAGTCTGTGAGAAATTACGAAAAGTCACCCTAGAAGATGGTAGCAATATCACCATCACTCATCGTCACAAGCTGTTGACAAATAAAGGTTGGACAAACAATTTGCAGGTGGGTGATTACGTCTGTGTGCCAGGTAAAACGCTTTGGAATGGAGAATTGCAAGACCTTGATTTGGTTAAGTTTCTTGCTTGGCAAATTGCCGAAGGGCATGAGTTAACCGATGTGGGAAGAGTCACAATATCCCAAAAAGACACCAGAATATTAGAGGATTTACACCAAACTTTTCAGCGCATCGGTAAGCGCTACGACCTCAAAATTAATAGCCCTAATATCTGCATCTTCCCTAACAGAGTTCCTTGTCTTCGAGTTAACAGCCAAGCCTATCGGCGATTCTTAGAAACTAAAGGTTATGTTTGGGGTAAACTATCGGCAGAAAAATCTATTCCGCCTTTCATCATGCAGGCAGACTTAGATAGTGTGAGGCTCTTTTTACAAAACTATTTCGATGCTGAATCTGCTGTTGTTTTGAGTATGCACAGTATTGAGATTGCTACAGCTTCAGCTTTACTAATTCAGCAACTTTCTACACTCTTGCGGCGCTTCGGCATTTGGTTAAGAATATCGCCCAAACTGAAATGTGCTACTAATGGAACTCGGATTTTACGCACCTACTATATTGGTGTAATTGGTGGAAATTCTGCACGTAGATTTTTGCAAATAATTGGTTTTAGTAATCCAGAAAAACAGTGGAAATTAGAAGAAATTTGTCAAGCGGTAAGCAACACTAATATTGAGGGAATTCCTGCTGGTGATATTGTTGCCCAAACAGTCACAACAACAGGGCTACCATTGCGACATTTGGGAATGCACAACACTGTTTATATTAATGGCTCACAGCAATTTTCTCGAGATAGTTTGCAGCGGGTCATAGCTGGAATGAACGACATTATTAGTAGAGAAGCGCAACAACAATATCAGTTATTAAAACCTTCCAAGTGGACAAATAAAACCCTTACATCCTATGCTCACCTAGACTTAAAACAGTTAAGCTTAACTAAGAAGTCTTTGCAAAATCTACTCGATCAAGAAGTATTTTATTGCCAGATTGAATCCATAGAAGAGATAGATTATGAGGGATGGGTTTATGACTTTGAAGTTAGCGAACATCATAATTTTGTCGCTAACAATATTATTTGCCATAATACTATCCAGTTCATTGCCTTTTTACTGCACCTCAAAGAACAAGATGCTTTGGCAGCGCCAACACTGCTAGTTTGTCCGACTTCTGTTTTAGGGAACTGGGAAAGGGAAGTTAAAAAATTTGCCCCTAAGCTGAAAGTTTTGCAATATCACGGTGATAAGCGACCCAAAGGTAAGGCGTTTATAGAAACAGTGAAAAAATATGATTTAGTCATCACTAGTTATTCACTGATTCACAGAGATATCAAATCATTACAGGGCATTTCTTGGCAGGCGATCGTTTTAGATGAAGCCCAAAACGTCAAAAATCCAGAAGCGAAGCAATCACAGGCAGTGCGACAATTAGAGTCAAATTTTCGTGTAGCTTTAACTGGAACACCAGTAGAAAATAGACTCCAAGAACTCTGGTCTATTTTAGATTTTCTCAATCCAGGATACTTAGGGAATAAACAATTTTTTCAGCGGCGATTTGCCATGCCAATTGAAAAATATGGTGATGTATCTTCTTTGAATCAATTACGTTCCTTAGTTCAGCCCTTTATTCTCCGTCGTCTAAAAACAGACCGTGATATCATTCAAGACTTGCCAGATAAGCAGGAAATAACAGTGTTTTGTGGTCTGACTGCTGAACAAGCATCACTTTATCAAAAAGTAGTTGATTCATCTTTAACAGAGATTGATTCTGCTGAAGGATTGCAAAGACGAGGGATGATTTTAGCTTTATTAGTCAAACTCAAACAAATTTGTAATCATCCAGCACAATATTTAAAAGAAACCACATTAGATAAATATAGTTCAGCCAAGCTGCAGCGGCTAGAAGAGATGTTGGAGGAGATTTTAGCAGAAGGCAATGCCTACGGTGTTGCTAAGGCAGGACGGGCTTTAATATTTACTCAATTTGCTGAGTGGGGTAAGTTACTCAAACCCTATTTAGAAAAAAAACTAGGGCGAGAAATTTTGTTTTTGTATGGTAGCACCAGTAAAAAGCAACGTGAGGAAATGATCGATCGCTTCCAACACGACCCCCAAGGGCCACCAATCATGATTCTTTCTCTGAAAGCTGGTGGTGTGGGACTAAATTTAACCAGAGCAAATCATGTTTTCCACTTTGATAGATGGTGGAATCCAGCCGTAGAAAATCAAGCCACAGACCGAGTATTTCGCATTGGTCAAACCAGGAATGTCCAAGTACACAAATTTGTTTGTACTGGGACGTTAGAAGAGAAAATTCACGACATGATTGAAAGCAAGAAACAACTGGCTGAACAAGTAGTCAGCACAGGTGAGGATTGGCTAACGGAAATGGATACAGACCAACTCCGTAACTTACTCATACTCGATCGCAACGCCGTCATTGAAGAAGATGAAGGATAA
- a CDS encoding tetratricopeptide repeat protein translates to MDNQEALEQTLNRARQFLQILEVQKASYGLRVPVDLVIELEEKQKEVSSLEARLSLLQGKRPASVPDNLPRYTDVFVGRKQEIARCLDALSPEERGWGVAIDGIGGMGKTTLALEVAHLARKQGMFDAYLFASAKTTWLSAEGVRQETLALSSLDSFCREFAKGLGRKDIETMTDATERRRALLDALRKRRVLLIWDNLETLNAEERDMIAEFLRKLPDHNKAIITSRRRTGESAVTIRLDRLLESEALELMAEKGKSQPRLAQELKATKREILTALYEASGGNPLALDWTLGQVAHKGYSISVALERLRNAAKSTDLYGFLFADAAEILSGNDRTVLSALVVFLTPAKTPALADATDLAITEIQVSLGRLVTLSLVNELDGERFGLHPLTRTYVRAAVGGTDTVGTVPLSGIRFDSAAQRKVLRYWVDFAQKYGGDGKDAYKNYDNLEAEWQNLEGVATTLREIAGIPGVLKDQQAAQMLIDLENALSRFLRFRGYWDEGVRLGEWRYQAGKALSQWSNAGWGANNVAWTYYFRGETDRAASWAAQMAEAMERGGSRRDKAATIQLQGQIAEQRQDWAEAERLYQEALAIYRELGEEQNEAIALNSLGSVAYKQKNYDHSESYYKQALAIAEKIGFTEHQVTCCGNLGSLALGRDRPTEARIWYERELPLAQEVGRQDLVADAQEGLAQVLEKEGRYTEALLWAQAALEIRERLRDQTLDWTRRLVERLRGKVE, encoded by the coding sequence ATGGATAATCAAGAAGCACTAGAGCAAACTCTCAACCGCGCCCGTCAGTTTCTCCAGATATTGGAAGTGCAAAAAGCTAGTTATGGGTTGCGGGTTCCAGTGGATTTGGTGATTGAACTGGAGGAGAAACAAAAAGAAGTATCTAGCCTAGAGGCACGATTGAGCCTGTTACAGGGAAAGCGCCCAGCAAGTGTACCTGATAACCTGCCCCGCTATACCGATGTGTTTGTGGGACGAAAACAAGAAATTGCTCGTTGTTTGGACGCACTATCACCGGAAGAACGGGGTTGGGGTGTAGCAATTGACGGTATCGGTGGTATGGGCAAAACGACTTTGGCATTGGAGGTAGCACACCTTGCCCGTAAGCAAGGGATGTTTGATGCCTACTTGTTTGCTTCTGCCAAGACTACCTGGCTTTCGGCTGAGGGAGTGCGCCAAGAAACCCTGGCTCTGTCTTCACTTGATAGCTTCTGCCGAGAATTTGCCAAGGGACTAGGGCGAAAAGATATTGAGACAATGACTGATGCCACAGAACGCCGCCGTGCCCTCCTCGACGCTCTGCGGAAAAGGCGCGTCTTGCTAATTTGGGACAACTTGGAAACGCTGAATGCAGAAGAACGAGACATGATTGCTGAGTTTCTGCGGAAGTTGCCCGACCACAACAAAGCCATCATCACCAGCCGTCGCCGTACTGGGGAAAGCGCCGTCACCATCCGCTTAGACCGGCTCTTAGAGTCAGAAGCGTTGGAATTAATGGCAGAGAAGGGAAAGTCGCAACCCCGTCTAGCTCAGGAACTAAAGGCAACGAAACGAGAGATATTAACCGCTTTATATGAAGCATCTGGTGGCAACCCCTTAGCGCTGGATTGGACATTGGGACAGGTGGCACACAAAGGCTATTCCATCAGTGTTGCCCTAGAGCGGTTGCGGAATGCTGCCAAATCCACCGATCTTTATGGGTTTCTGTTCGCCGATGCGGCCGAAATTCTCTCTGGAAATGACCGCACAGTGCTGTCTGCCCTAGTTGTATTTCTGACACCAGCAAAAACTCCAGCACTGGCAGATGCTACCGATTTAGCCATCACCGAGATCCAAGTTTCTTTGGGGCGTTTGGTAACACTATCTTTGGTGAATGAGTTGGATGGAGAACGGTTTGGATTGCACCCCCTCACCCGTACCTATGTCCGGGCTGCTGTGGGCGGAACAGATACCGTCGGCACTGTGCCCCTAAGTGGAATCCGGTTTGACTCTGCAGCCCAACGCAAAGTCCTGCGCTACTGGGTGGACTTTGCCCAGAAATATGGGGGTGACGGCAAAGATGCCTACAAAAACTATGACAACCTGGAAGCCGAGTGGCAGAATCTAGAGGGTGTGGCGACAACCTTGCGGGAGATAGCAGGTATCCCAGGTGTATTGAAAGACCAACAAGCTGCCCAGATGCTCATCGATTTGGAAAACGCTTTGTCTCGATTCCTCCGGTTTCGAGGCTACTGGGATGAGGGGGTGCGCTTGGGTGAGTGGCGATATCAGGCCGGAAAGGCTCTGAGTCAATGGAGTAATGCTGGTTGGGGTGCCAATAATGTTGCCTGGACTTACTACTTTCGGGGAGAGACAGATCGGGCAGCAAGTTGGGCGGCTCAGATGGCAGAGGCGATGGAGCGGGGCGGTAGTCGTCGGGACAAGGCTGCTACAATTCAGTTGCAAGGACAGATCGCAGAGCAACGCCAGGACTGGGCGGAGGCGGAGCGGCTGTACCAGGAGGCGTTAGCAATTTACCGAGAGTTGGGGGAGGAACAGAATGAGGCGATCGCCCTCAACTCTCTGGGATCAGTTGCCTACAAGCAAAAAAACTACGATCACAGTGAGTCCTACTACAAGCAAGCGTTGGCGATCGCTGAAAAGATAGGATTTACCGAACATCAAGTGACTTGTTGCGGAAATTTGGGAAGTCTAGCCCTTGGTCGCGATCGCCCTACAGAAGCCCGCATCTGGTACGAGCGTGAGTTACCTCTGGCACAGGAAGTGGGACGGCAAGACTTGGTAGCTGATGCTCAAGAGGGGCTGGCGCAAGTTCTGGAGAAGGAGGGGCGCTATACAGAAGCGCTACTCTGGGCACAGGCAGCCTTGGAAATTCGAGAACGTCTGCGCGATCAGACCTTGGATTGGACGCGCCGATTGGTTGAGCGGTTGCGAGGTAAGGTGGAATAA
- a CDS encoding toll/interleukin-1 receptor domain-containing protein: protein MDNQEALELALNRARHFLQILEVQKAGYGIRVPVDLVIELEEKQKEVASLEARLIQLQGLQPQEANREFNPQVTQLQWELERNSNESPKHRLPESQKKEVFISYTWRDEQSPKVVAQIEQAFQETDIKIIRDSNTVGYKGRFQEFMQRLSRGKCVIVVISDEYLKSPNCMYEMVEIEKNGEMYDRIFPIFLADAQIHDPVQALKYIGYWENKTQELDEEMKKVSGANLQGFQEKLNLYTKIREKSADIIKLLSDMNALTLDIHSNSGFQTLRTAIENRLNE, encoded by the coding sequence ATGGATAATCAAGAAGCACTAGAGCTTGCTCTCAACCGCGCTCGTCACTTCCTCCAGATATTAGAAGTGCAAAAAGCTGGTTATGGGATTCGAGTTCCAGTGGATTTGGTGATTGAACTGGAGGAGAAACAAAAAGAAGTCGCTAGCCTAGAGGCACGATTGATCCAGTTACAGGGACTGCAACCCCAGGAAGCAAATCGGGAATTCAATCCCCAAGTTACGCAGTTGCAATGGGAACTGGAGCGCAACAGCAATGAATCACCAAAACATCGGCTACCAGAGAGCCAGAAAAAGGAAGTTTTTATCTCCTATACTTGGAGAGATGAACAAAGCCCTAAAGTAGTTGCACAAATAGAGCAAGCGTTTCAGGAAACAGATATCAAGATTATTCGTGATAGTAATACGGTTGGCTATAAAGGAAGATTTCAGGAATTCATGCAACGATTGAGTCGCGGTAAATGCGTGATTGTGGTCATCAGCGACGAGTATTTAAAATCACCAAATTGTATGTACGAAATGGTGGAGATTGAAAAGAATGGGGAAATGTACGATAGAATTTTCCCTATTTTTTTAGCAGATGCTCAAATTCACGATCCAGTTCAAGCACTTAAATATATTGGTTATTGGGAAAACAAAACTCAAGAGTTAGATGAGGAGATGAAAAAAGTTAGCGGTGCTAATTTGCAAGGATTTCAAGAGAAACTTAATCTGTATACCAAAATCCGTGAAAAGTCTGCTGATATCATCAAGCTGCTGAGTGACATGAATGCTTTGACACTTGATATTCACAGCAACTCAGGATTTCAGACGTTGCGGACTGCAATTGAAAACCGTTTAAATGAATAA
- a CDS encoding SWIM zinc finger family protein: MTNSTPQINREWWSQRWLELLDSYRFKKRLERARNYARQGNVLNIEFKGAKVLARVQGSEVEPYKVSLSLEPFSDEQWGYVIETMSQRAIFAAKLLAGEMPQNIEEVFTANGLSLFPFTLSDVQSKCSCPDKANPCKHIGAIYYQLSDRFSEDPFVLFQLRGRTKEQIISDLRKLRGVKVEVSTDKIQDVEQLVDNSQYAVKIDSFWQYNEPLESSLVVIAPSGSETVLDVLGAIPLAKEEENLVNLTSTEVVMKYLHIVYQDVSQKAMLAAMNVGDS; the protein is encoded by the coding sequence ATGACTAACTCTACCCCACAAATAAATCGAGAATGGTGGTCACAACGGTGGCTTGAGTTATTAGATTCCTATCGCTTTAAAAAGCGTTTGGAACGCGCTAGAAACTACGCTCGCCAGGGAAATGTTCTTAATATCGAGTTTAAAGGTGCAAAAGTATTAGCTAGAGTCCAAGGTAGTGAAGTGGAACCTTATAAAGTTTCATTATCCCTGGAACCGTTTAGTGATGAACAATGGGGTTATGTAATTGAAACTATGTCTCAAAGAGCAATTTTTGCTGCCAAGTTATTAGCAGGAGAAATGCCGCAAAATATAGAAGAAGTGTTTACTGCCAATGGACTGTCGTTATTTCCTTTTACCCTATCTGATGTCCAGAGTAAATGCTCTTGCCCTGATAAGGCAAATCCTTGTAAACATATTGGTGCAATATACTATCAATTAAGCGATCGCTTCAGTGAAGACCCGTTTGTACTGTTTCAATTGCGCGGACGCACCAAGGAACAAATTATTAGTGATTTACGCAAATTACGCGGTGTGAAAGTTGAAGTCTCAACAGATAAAATACAGGATGTTGAACAGTTAGTTGACAACAGCCAATATGCAGTGAAAATAGATTCTTTCTGGCAATATAATGAGCCACTAGAATCTTCTTTAGTAGTGATTGCACCATCAGGTAGTGAGACTGTTTTAGATGTATTGGGAGCGATTCCGTTAGCTAAGGAAGAGGAAAATTTAGTAAATTTAACTTCGACCGAAGTTGTCATGAAGTATTTACATATAGTTTATCAAGATGTTAGCCAGAAGGCTATGTTAGCCGCAATGAATGTAGGAGACAGTTAA
- the psbC gene encoding photosystem II reaction center protein CP43, translating to MVTLSNRSSVISGGRDLESSGFAWWSGNARLINLSGKLLGAHVAHAGLIVFWAGAMTLFEVAHFIPEKPMYEQGLILLPHLATLGWGVGPGGEVFDTFPYFVVGVLHLISSAVLGFGGIYHAVRGPETLEEYSSFFGYDWKDKNKMTNIIGFHLIILGSGALLLVLKAMFFGGVYDTWAPGGGDVRVITNPTLNPAVIFGYLIKSPFGGEGWIVSVDNLEDVIGGHIWIAFICIAGGIWHIFTKPFAWSRRASIWSGEAYLSYSLGALSLMGFIASIMVWYNNTVYPSEFFGPTGPEASQAQALTFLIRDQRLGANVGSAQGPTGLGKYLMRSPTGEIIFGGETMRFWDFRGPWLEPLRGPNGLDLEKIKNDIQPWQARRAAEYMTHAPLGSLNSVGGVATEINSFNYVSPRAWLACSHFVLGFFFLIGHLWHAGRARAAAGGFEKGIDRENELAMNLTELD from the coding sequence GTGGTAACGCTCTCTAATAGATCTTCGGTCATAAGTGGCGGACGCGACCTAGAGTCAAGCGGTTTTGCTTGGTGGTCTGGTAACGCTCGTTTGATTAATTTATCAGGCAAACTGCTTGGCGCTCACGTTGCCCATGCTGGCTTGATCGTCTTCTGGGCGGGAGCGATGACTTTGTTTGAAGTCGCTCACTTTATCCCTGAAAAGCCCATGTATGAGCAGGGCTTGATTCTACTACCTCACCTCGCCACCTTAGGGTGGGGTGTCGGTCCTGGTGGTGAAGTGTTTGACACTTTCCCTTACTTTGTCGTTGGTGTACTCCACCTGATTTCTTCAGCCGTGCTGGGTTTTGGCGGTATTTATCATGCTGTCCGTGGACCAGAAACCTTAGAAGAATATTCTTCTTTCTTCGGTTACGACTGGAAAGACAAGAACAAGATGACCAACATCATCGGGTTTCACCTGATCATCCTCGGATCTGGTGCGCTCTTGTTGGTACTGAAAGCTATGTTCTTTGGTGGCGTGTATGACACCTGGGCACCAGGTGGTGGTGATGTTCGTGTGATTACGAACCCAACACTAAACCCAGCAGTCATCTTCGGTTATTTGATTAAGTCTCCCTTCGGTGGCGAAGGTTGGATTGTTAGCGTCGATAACTTGGAAGATGTCATTGGTGGTCACATCTGGATTGCCTTCATCTGTATTGCTGGCGGTATCTGGCACATCTTCACCAAGCCTTTTGCTTGGTCACGTCGTGCATCCATCTGGTCTGGTGAGGCTTACCTCTCCTACAGTTTGGGCGCTCTTTCCCTGATGGGCTTCATTGCTTCCATCATGGTTTGGTACAACAACACTGTTTACCCCAGTGAATTCTTTGGTCCCACTGGCCCAGAAGCTTCTCAAGCACAAGCTTTGACCTTCTTGATCCGTGACCAACGCTTAGGTGCTAACGTCGGTTCTGCACAAGGACCCACAGGTCTAGGTAAATACTTGATGCGCTCCCCCACAGGTGAAATCATCTTCGGTGGTGAAACCATGCGCTTCTGGGATTTCCGCGGACCCTGGTTGGAGCCTCTACGTGGTCCTAACGGTCTTGATTTAGAAAAAATCAAGAATGATATTCAGCCTTGGCAGGCTCGTCGTGCTGCTGAATATATGACCCATGCGCCTCTAGGTTCTTTGAACTCTGTAGGTGGTGTGGCTACCGAAATCAACTCCTTTAACTACGTCTCTCCTCGTGCGTGGTTAGCATGTTCTCACTTCGTATTAGGTTTCTTCTTCCTCATTGGTCACTTGTGGCACGCTGGTCGCGCCCGCGCCGCAGCTGGTGGTTTTGAGAAGGGTATTGACCGTGAGAATGAACTAGCAATGAACTTGACAGAACTCGACTAG
- the psbD gene encoding photosystem II D2 protein (photosystem q(a) protein) — MTIAVGRAPSRGWFDVLDDWLKRDRFVFVGWSGVLLFPTAYLALGGWLTGTTFVTSWYTHGLASSYLEGCNFITVAVSTPADSLGHSLLLLWGPEAQGDLTRWFQLGGLWAFVALHGAFALIGFMLRQFEIARLVGIRPYNALAFSAPIAVFVSVFLMYPLGQSSWFFAPSFGVAGIFRFILFIQGFHNFTLNPFHMMGVAGVLGGALLCAIHGATVENTLFEDGESSNTFKAFNPTQAEETYSMVTANRFWSQIFGIAFANKRWLHFFMLFVPVTGLWMAAIGIVGLALNLRAYDFVSQELRAAEDPEFETFYTKNILLNEGIRAWMAPQDQPHEQFVFPEEVLPRGNAL, encoded by the coding sequence ATGACCATCGCAGTTGGACGCGCACCCAGTAGAGGGTGGTTTGACGTTCTAGACGACTGGTTGAAACGCGATCGCTTCGTATTCGTAGGGTGGTCAGGAGTATTACTATTCCCGACAGCCTACCTAGCACTAGGCGGATGGCTAACCGGCACAACCTTCGTCACCTCGTGGTACACCCACGGACTAGCGTCATCCTACCTAGAAGGATGTAACTTCATCACAGTCGCAGTATCAACACCAGCAGACAGCCTAGGACATTCCTTGTTGCTGTTGTGGGGACCAGAAGCTCAAGGAGACTTGACAAGATGGTTCCAACTAGGAGGACTGTGGGCATTCGTGGCGCTACACGGAGCCTTTGCACTCATTGGCTTCATGTTGAGACAATTTGAAATTGCCCGGCTAGTAGGGATACGTCCATACAACGCCCTAGCATTTTCTGCGCCCATCGCCGTATTTGTCAGCGTCTTCCTGATGTACCCATTGGGACAATCCAGCTGGTTCTTCGCACCCAGTTTCGGAGTCGCAGGCATCTTCCGGTTCATCCTCTTCATCCAAGGATTCCATAACTTCACCCTCAACCCCTTCCACATGATGGGAGTAGCCGGGGTATTGGGTGGAGCATTGTTGTGCGCCATTCACGGTGCGACAGTCGAAAACACCTTGTTTGAAGACGGAGAATCATCCAACACCTTCAAAGCATTCAACCCCACCCAAGCAGAAGAAACCTACTCAATGGTGACTGCAAACCGATTCTGGTCACAGATATTCGGGATTGCTTTCGCCAACAAGCGTTGGTTACACTTCTTCATGTTGTTTGTGCCAGTCACCGGTTTGTGGATGGCTGCCATCGGCATCGTCGGTTTGGCACTCAACTTGCGGGCTTATGACTTCGTTTCCCAGGAATTACGGGCAGCCGAAGACCCAGAGTTTGAAACTTTCTATACCAAAAACATTTTGCTGAACGAGGGTATCCGCGCTTGGATGGCTCCTCAAGATCAACCCCACGAACAATTTGTATTCCCTGAGGAGGTATTGCCTCGTGGTAACGCTCTCTAA